One stretch of Cohaesibacter intestini DNA includes these proteins:
- the rhaD gene encoding rhamnulose-1-phosphate aldolase, translating to MNTFTHTISFVKEAARLLHLCWEYGWNEANGGNLSWRLPTGEIEQILARHYPELKPGEPVAAPINEPELDGEYFLVTGSGQFFRHALDRPNQVLGIVQIVEGGTAYRHVWGFSSGAKPTSEFATHLVAHAVRKKKSGDRERIILHSHLPEFIALSFLEPLDSRALSLALWTKMPECVVIFPDGVRVVPFLVPGTVAIAEASTAELEKSRVISWSHHGIFVSEENPDKVFALVETIEKAASIHRKVLAAGGPKQQLSVQDLKDLSAQFASIMVCQPDLLDG from the coding sequence GTGAATACATTCACCCACACCATTTCCTTCGTGAAGGAAGCTGCCCGACTGCTGCATCTCTGCTGGGAATATGGCTGGAACGAAGCCAATGGCGGTAATCTGTCCTGGCGGCTGCCGACAGGTGAAATCGAGCAAATTCTTGCACGTCATTATCCTGAACTCAAGCCCGGGGAGCCTGTCGCCGCGCCGATCAACGAACCCGAGCTTGACGGAGAATATTTTCTGGTCACCGGGTCGGGCCAGTTTTTCCGGCATGCGCTGGATCGCCCCAATCAGGTTTTGGGCATTGTCCAGATTGTTGAGGGCGGGACCGCCTACCGTCATGTCTGGGGCTTTTCATCCGGGGCCAAACCGACCTCGGAATTTGCAACCCATCTCGTGGCTCATGCGGTGCGCAAGAAAAAATCCGGGGACAGAGAGCGGATCATTCTGCATTCCCATTTGCCTGAGTTCATTGCGTTGTCCTTTCTTGAGCCGCTGGACAGCCGCGCCTTGTCGCTTGCCTTGTGGACCAAGATGCCGGAATGCGTCGTGATCTTTCCTGACGGGGTCCGTGTGGTGCCGTTTCTTGTGCCCGGCACGGTGGCCATCGCCGAAGCCTCCACTGCGGAGCTTGAGAAAAGCCGGGTGATCTCATGGAGCCATCACGGTATCTTTGTCTCGGAGGAAAATCCCGACAAGGTGTTTGCTCTGGTGGAAACCATTGAGAAGGCGGCCTCCATTCACCGCAAGGTTCTGGCCGCTGGCGGCCCGAAGCAGCAGCTGAGCGTTCAGGATCTTAAAGACCTGTCGGCACAATTCGCGTCGATTATGGTTTGTCAGCCAGATCTTCTGGATGGCTGA
- a CDS encoding FMN-dependent NADH-azoreductase translates to MTTILRIDASVRRTDNSVEAYNSISRSLADGFVEEWKRVEPDVEIILRDVGMNPPDFISNDWIASVFTPEEKRTDAQRALVSLSDRLIDEIDRADILLISSPMYNYGMPAALKAWFDQVVRVNKTFTFDLARGDFPLEPVFSGKTLVLLTSAGEFGFEKGGIRHGSGHLSNHIDTLRKYLGAEEMFEAAAEYQEFADERHKASVASAHACARDIARKLVG, encoded by the coding sequence ATGACCACAATCTTGAGAATAGACGCCAGTGTGCGTCGCACTGACAATAGTGTTGAAGCCTATAACTCCATATCCCGTTCCCTTGCTGATGGCTTTGTCGAGGAATGGAAAAGGGTTGAGCCAGACGTTGAGATAATCCTGCGTGATGTTGGCATGAATCCTCCGGACTTCATTTCCAACGACTGGATCGCCTCCGTTTTTACCCCAGAAGAAAAGCGCACAGATGCACAACGAGCCTTGGTGAGCCTCTCGGACAGACTGATCGACGAGATTGATCGCGCTGATATTCTGCTGATTTCCTCGCCGATGTATAATTATGGCATGCCGGCGGCACTGAAAGCCTGGTTTGATCAGGTTGTTCGGGTCAACAAGACCTTTACGTTTGATCTGGCGCGCGGCGATTTTCCGCTCGAACCTGTCTTTTCGGGCAAGACGCTGGTGCTGCTGACCTCAGCCGGGGAGTTCGGATTTGAAAAGGGAGGCATTCGGCACGGGTCGGGGCATTTGTCCAACCATATTGACACCCTGCGCAAATATCTGGGGGCCGAAGAGATGTTTGAGGCGGCAGCGGAATATCAGGAATTTGCGGACGAACGCCACAAAGCATCTGTCGCTTCAGCCCACGCTTGTGCAAGAGACATTGCGCGTAAGCTTGTCGGGTGA
- a CDS encoding Tex family protein, whose protein sequence is MNLIEEMSIPNLIAAEIGCQVKQVIAAVELIDNGDTIPFIARYRKEVTGGLDDVQLRKLDERLLYLRDFSKRREAVKSAIEAQGKLTDDILARLGKATTKAELEDIHAPYRVKLKTKAQKAIDNGLQPLAEAILAQPQSDPEALASPYLGETVPSVKAALDGVRDILSEQFSHHPDTAAKIRPVAKKSARLRATVVAGKEEAGNKFADYFDHTENWAKAPGHRILAMLRGQEAEMLFVDVEFDDETVTFAKSAILNDNEVPRGSVFLDKVIDWTWKVKFTTRLISEMRSEMRERAEKEAIDVFVTNLKALLMAAPAGMKATMGLDPGIRTGVKVAVVDATGKLLATSTVYPYAPRNDVRGTLAELGALVRKFDVELIAIGNGTASRETDALVGELLKEMSGQKPTKVVVSEAGASVYSASEFASREFPDLDVSLRGAVSIARRLQDPLAELVKIDPKAIGVGQYQHDVDQSRLARALAGAVEDVVNSVGVDVNTASPALLSYVAGVGPSLAEMIVSYRDENGIFTKRSELKSVPRLGPRAFSQCAGFLRVIGGPEPLDSSAVHPEAYKVAKQIVADCGRDLRDIMGDASSLRDVDPEKFVTGEFGIPTIKDIIEELRKPGRDPRPEFKTASFMEGINEISDLRPGMRLEGTVTNVAAFGAFVDIGVHQDGLVHISQLSDSYVSDPSKVVKAGQVVKVVVTSVDVKAKRIGLSMKSNPEIGEPVRGKKPAPRQRDNKPAKTQSKSDGMGQLGEALAKAFRK, encoded by the coding sequence ATGAATTTGATCGAAGAAATGTCCATTCCAAATCTGATCGCCGCTGAAATTGGCTGTCAGGTCAAACAGGTCATCGCCGCTGTCGAGCTGATAGACAATGGCGACACCATCCCGTTCATTGCTCGGTATCGAAAAGAAGTGACCGGCGGGCTTGATGATGTGCAGTTGCGCAAACTGGATGAGCGGCTCCTATATCTGCGTGACTTCTCGAAGCGGCGCGAGGCTGTCAAATCAGCCATCGAAGCGCAAGGCAAGCTAACAGATGACATTCTCGCCCGCCTTGGCAAGGCGACGACGAAGGCCGAGCTCGAAGACATTCACGCCCCATATCGCGTCAAATTGAAAACCAAAGCGCAAAAGGCAATCGATAACGGCCTGCAGCCTTTGGCCGAAGCGATTCTGGCTCAGCCACAAAGCGACCCCGAAGCCTTGGCCAGCCCGTATCTGGGCGAGACAGTCCCAAGCGTCAAAGCCGCTCTGGATGGTGTGCGGGATATCCTGTCGGAACAATTTTCCCATCACCCGGATACGGCTGCAAAGATCCGCCCTGTCGCCAAGAAGTCGGCCCGGCTGCGGGCGACGGTTGTCGCAGGCAAGGAAGAAGCAGGCAACAAGTTCGCGGACTATTTCGACCATACGGAAAACTGGGCCAAGGCACCCGGACATCGCATTCTGGCCATGCTGCGCGGGCAGGAAGCCGAAATGTTGTTCGTTGATGTCGAGTTTGATGACGAGACCGTCACTTTTGCCAAATCGGCAATCCTCAATGACAACGAGGTGCCGCGCGGCAGTGTCTTTCTTGACAAGGTCATCGACTGGACTTGGAAGGTGAAATTCACCACAAGGCTGATTTCGGAAATGCGCTCCGAGATGCGCGAACGGGCCGAAAAAGAAGCGATTGACGTCTTTGTCACCAATCTCAAAGCGCTTCTGATGGCCGCCCCGGCGGGGATGAAGGCCACCATGGGCCTTGATCCCGGCATCCGCACCGGCGTGAAGGTTGCTGTCGTGGATGCAACGGGCAAGCTTTTGGCGACCAGCACGGTGTACCCTTATGCCCCGCGCAACGATGTGCGCGGCACTCTGGCTGAACTGGGCGCCCTTGTCAGAAAGTTTGACGTCGAGCTGATTGCCATCGGCAATGGCACGGCTTCGCGTGAGACGGACGCCTTGGTCGGCGAGCTGCTCAAGGAAATGAGCGGCCAGAAACCCACCAAAGTGGTTGTCAGCGAAGCTGGCGCATCGGTCTATTCGGCCTCGGAATTTGCCTCTCGCGAGTTTCCCGATCTTGACGTTTCCCTGCGCGGGGCGGTGTCCATTGCCCGCCGCTTGCAGGATCCGCTTGCCGAACTGGTGAAGATCGATCCCAAGGCGATTGGCGTCGGGCAATATCAGCATGATGTCGACCAGTCCCGCCTTGCCCGGGCGCTGGCTGGTGCCGTCGAGGATGTGGTGAACTCGGTCGGTGTCGATGTGAATACCGCCTCCCCGGCCCTGCTGTCCTATGTGGCAGGTGTCGGCCCATCGCTTGCAGAGATGATTGTCAGCTACCGCGATGAAAACGGCATCTTCACCAAGCGGTCTGAACTGAAATCGGTCCCGCGTCTTGGCCCTCGTGCCTTCTCGCAATGCGCCGGCTTCCTGCGTGTGATCGGGGGACCTGAGCCGCTCGATTCATCAGCCGTGCATCCCGAAGCCTACAAGGTTGCCAAACAGATTGTTGCCGACTGTGGCCGCGACCTTCGCGACATTATGGGCGACGCCAGCAGCCTCAGGGATGTGGACCCGGAAAAATTCGTCACCGGCGAGTTTGGCATCCCGACGATCAAGGACATCATTGAAGAATTGCGCAAACCGGGTCGTGACCCGCGGCCGGAATTCAAGACAGCCTCTTTCATGGAAGGCATCAACGAGATTTCCGATCTGCGCCCTGGCATGAGGCTTGAAGGCACCGTGACCAATGTCGCCGCTTTTGGGGCATTCGTTGATATCGGCGTCCATCAGGACGGCCTGGTTCACATCTCGCAGCTGTCCGACAGTTATGTTTCCGACCCCTCCAAAGTCGTCAAGGCAGGGCAGGTCGTCAAGGTTGTGGTGACCTCTGTTGATGTAAAAGCCAAGCGCATTGGCCTGTCCATGAAGTCAAACCCCGAAATTGGCGAACCGGTTCGGGGCAAAAAACCGGCTCCCCGACAACGCGACAACAAACCAGCCAAAACACAAAGCAAAAGCGATGGCATGGGACAATTGGGGGAGGCGCTGGCCAAGGCATTTCGCAAGTAG
- a CDS encoding L-rhamnose isomerase: MTTGSYEAAKSQFADWGVDTEATLAQLATIPISVHCWQGDDVVGFEKQTGTSGGGIQATGNHPGRARTPDELRADLDFAYAHIPGTHRLNLHACYMDTEETPDRDEIEYHHFTSWVDWAKDLGIGLDFNPTFFAHAKADDNLTLSHPDQGIRDFWIEHGRRTREIAARMGEKLGSAAVNNIWVPDGYKDIPVDRLKERLRLEASLDAILATPFDKSQMLDAVESKLFGIGVEACTIGSHEFYLGYAIRKGTVLCLDMGHFHPTENVADKLSSVSLSVDEILLHVSRPMRWDSDHVILLNDDILAMAQELVFGDLLGRTHIGLDWFDATISRTAAWVIGTRNMQKALCRALLMPQQPLKAAEEALDFTTRLLLTEELKDLPFSAVWAEFCRRMDVPVGAALISDLNAYQASVASRG; encoded by the coding sequence ATGACAACCGGTTCCTATGAGGCAGCAAAATCCCAGTTTGCCGACTGGGGCGTCGATACCGAAGCAACCCTCGCTCAGCTGGCCACCATTCCAATCTCTGTCCATTGCTGGCAGGGGGATGATGTGGTCGGGTTTGAAAAGCAGACCGGGACGTCCGGTGGGGGTATTCAGGCGACGGGCAATCATCCCGGTCGCGCCCGCACGCCGGACGAGTTGCGGGCCGATCTGGACTTTGCCTATGCGCATATTCCCGGCACCCACCGCCTTAATCTTCATGCCTGCTATATGGACACTGAAGAGACACCGGATCGTGACGAGATCGAGTATCACCATTTTACGTCCTGGGTCGACTGGGCTAAGGATTTGGGGATCGGGCTTGATTTCAATCCCACCTTCTTTGCGCATGCCAAGGCGGATGACAATCTGACCCTCTCACATCCGGATCAGGGCATTCGTGACTTCTGGATCGAGCATGGGCGCCGGACACGCGAAATCGCGGCCCGTATGGGCGAGAAACTCGGCTCGGCAGCGGTCAACAATATCTGGGTGCCTGATGGCTACAAGGATATTCCGGTGGATCGCCTCAAGGAGCGGCTGCGGCTGGAGGCATCGCTCGACGCGATTCTGGCCACGCCGTTTGACAAGTCCCAAATGCTGGATGCGGTCGAATCCAAACTGTTTGGCATTGGAGTCGAGGCCTGCACAATCGGCAGCCATGAATTCTATTTGGGCTATGCAATCCGCAAGGGGACCGTGCTGTGCCTTGATATGGGGCATTTCCATCCAACCGAGAATGTGGCGGACAAGCTGTCCTCCGTCTCCCTGTCCGTCGACGAGATCCTGCTGCATGTCTCGCGTCCGATGCGCTGGGACAGCGATCATGTCATTCTGCTCAATGACGATATTCTCGCCATGGCGCAGGAGCTTGTTTTTGGTGATCTGTTGGGGCGCACCCATATCGGGCTCGACTGGTTCGATGCAACCATTTCTCGGACTGCGGCCTGGGTCATCGGAACGCGCAACATGCAAAAGGCACTGTGCCGGGCGCTTCTGATGCCGCAACAGCCTCTGAAGGCTGCCGAAGAAGCGCTTGACTTTACGACGCGGCTGCTTTTGACCGAGGAGCTGAAGGATCTGCCATTTTCTGCGGTTTGGGCTGAATTCTGTCGCCGGATGGATGTGCCCGTCGGGGCGGCTCTGATTTCGGATCTGAATGCCTATCAAGCCAGTGTCGCATCGCGCGGATAA
- the gcvA gene encoding transcriptional regulator GcvA produces MAKIPSLKSIQAFEAACRHLSFKDAADELCVTPTAISHQIKSLEEQLGVRLFHRLTRALELTEDGANYAPYIVAAFKNFEAASLALEEDVLEGSLTISTTGSFAANWLSPRLRDFYEKYPGISVRLLSSDALVDFKSGGVDVAIRYGYGDYPDCHVAWVLNDRVAPVCSPEKAPSLTAPEDLLTSRLIEYQWSGFSDVDPSWQDWVEAVGLTGASVEPYVTYSEEHICLLTASDGHGVALVSLLAAARFLERDMLVAPFDTALDNKSYYLVCPATHANRARVRVFREWLLDQADAFRDSTVGQRFFENQETA; encoded by the coding sequence ATGGCGAAGATACCGTCCTTGAAAAGCATTCAGGCCTTTGAGGCCGCTTGTCGACACTTAAGCTTCAAAGATGCGGCTGACGAGCTATGCGTCACACCAACTGCAATCTCTCATCAAATCAAATCGCTTGAAGAGCAGCTTGGTGTTCGGTTGTTTCACCGCCTGACCCGAGCTTTGGAGTTGACCGAAGACGGAGCCAATTATGCCCCTTACATTGTTGCTGCATTCAAGAATTTCGAAGCAGCCTCTCTGGCGCTTGAAGAGGATGTGCTCGAAGGGTCTTTGACCATTTCAACGACGGGATCCTTTGCTGCCAATTGGCTTAGTCCGAGGCTGCGCGATTTTTACGAGAAATATCCGGGCATTTCGGTCAGGCTCTTGTCCAGTGATGCGCTGGTGGACTTCAAATCAGGCGGTGTCGATGTCGCTATTCGCTATGGGTATGGGGACTATCCCGACTGTCATGTGGCGTGGGTTTTGAATGACCGGGTCGCACCCGTCTGCAGTCCGGAAAAAGCACCATCGCTGACCGCTCCAGAGGATCTCTTGACGTCCCGGCTGATCGAATATCAGTGGAGCGGATTTTCTGATGTGGATCCAAGTTGGCAAGACTGGGTCGAAGCTGTCGGGCTGACCGGCGCAAGCGTGGAGCCTTACGTTACCTATTCGGAGGAGCATATTTGCCTTTTGACGGCCAGCGATGGCCACGGTGTGGCTTTGGTCAGTTTGCTGGCGGCTGCGCGTTTTCTGGAAAGAGACATGCTGGTTGCTCCCTTTGATACAGCTCTGGACAACAAAAGCTATTATCTGGTTTGTCCGGCAACCCATGCAAATCGTGCCCGGGTGCGTGTGTTCAGAGAATGGCTTCTGGATCAGGCCGATGCGTTTCGCGATAGCACCGTTGGTCAAAGATTTTTTGAAAATCAAGAAACCGCGTAA
- a CDS encoding bifunctional rhamnulose-1-phosphate aldolase/short-chain dehydrogenase codes for MPNNNDDLRLTLQWEEAAASGMTQSELLLYRSNLLGSDKRITNYGGGNTSAKVIETDPLTGEAVEILWVKGSGGDVGTIKMDGFATLYMEKLHALKGLYRGPEFEDEMVGYLPHCTFNLNPRAASIDTPLHAYVPKKHVDHMHPDAVIAIAATADSREITRKIYGDEIGWLPWKRPGYELGLWLEKFCLENPDAKGVVLESHGLFTWADDAKTCYETTVEMINRAIDWFAKETAATPAFGGARHQPLSANERKVVAGRLMPAIRGMVSGKQPMVGHFDDGEAVLDFVCANQMPQLAALGTSCPDHFLRTKIKPLIVDFDPAAPDLEAALAGLESSVSAYREDYAAYYERCKHDDSPALRDPNAVVYLVPGVGMITFAKDKATARISGEFYVNAINVMRGASSVSTYCGLPEQEAFDIEYWLLEEAKLQRMPKPKSLAGKIALVTGGAGGIGSATAERYLQEGACVILADIDEGAVRATAEQLALRYSPDVVRSVVMDVTSEAAVEAAYGQVALHYGGLDILVSNAGIASSAPIEDTTLDLWNRNMSILSTGYFLVSRAAFRLMKAQTIGGSIVFIASKNGLAASPNASAYCTAKASEIHLARCLALEGAPDGIRVNVVNPDAVLRGSRIWEGEWLEQRASTYGTDKEGLEDMYRQRSMLKRSVLPEDIAEAAYFFASEISAKSTGNIINVDAGNKEAFTR; via the coding sequence ATGCCTAACAACAATGATGATCTGCGGCTGACGCTCCAATGGGAGGAGGCGGCTGCATCCGGGATGACCCAATCCGAGCTTTTGCTTTACCGCTCCAACCTTCTCGGCTCGGACAAACGCATTACCAATTATGGCGGCGGCAACACATCGGCCAAAGTGATCGAGACCGATCCACTGACCGGCGAAGCGGTGGAAATTCTCTGGGTCAAGGGTTCGGGAGGGGATGTCGGCACCATCAAGATGGATGGTTTCGCCACGCTCTATATGGAGAAACTCCATGCCCTCAAGGGGCTGTATCGCGGCCCCGAGTTTGAAGATGAAATGGTCGGCTACCTGCCGCATTGCACCTTCAATCTCAATCCCCGCGCCGCCTCGATTGATACCCCCCTTCATGCCTATGTACCCAAAAAGCATGTCGACCATATGCATCCTGATGCGGTGATTGCCATTGCGGCCACGGCTGACAGTCGCGAGATCACCCGCAAGATCTACGGCGATGAGATCGGCTGGCTGCCATGGAAACGTCCCGGCTATGAGCTGGGGCTGTGGTTGGAAAAATTTTGCCTTGAAAATCCCGATGCCAAAGGGGTGGTGCTGGAAAGTCACGGCCTGTTCACCTGGGCCGATGATGCCAAGACCTGTTATGAGACCACCGTCGAGATGATCAACCGGGCCATCGACTGGTTTGCAAAGGAAACCGCCGCCACACCGGCCTTTGGGGGAGCCCGGCATCAGCCCCTGTCTGCCAATGAGCGCAAGGTGGTGGCGGGGCGCCTGATGCCTGCCATTCGTGGCATGGTCAGTGGCAAGCAGCCAATGGTCGGGCATTTCGATGATGGTGAGGCTGTGCTGGACTTCGTCTGTGCCAACCAGATGCCGCAACTTGCGGCATTGGGTACGAGTTGTCCCGATCATTTTCTCAGAACCAAGATCAAGCCGTTGATCGTGGATTTTGATCCGGCCGCTCCTGATCTGGAGGCCGCTCTTGCAGGACTTGAGAGCTCCGTATCCGCTTATCGCGAGGACTATGCTGCCTATTACGAGCGCTGCAAGCATGATGACAGTCCTGCGCTGCGGGACCCCAATGCCGTGGTCTATCTTGTCCCCGGTGTTGGCATGATCACCTTTGCCAAGGACAAGGCAACTGCCCGGATTTCCGGTGAGTTCTATGTCAATGCCATCAATGTCATGCGTGGCGCGTCCAGTGTCTCGACCTATTGTGGTTTGCCCGAGCAGGAAGCCTTCGATATTGAATATTGGTTGCTTGAGGAGGCCAAACTCCAGCGCATGCCAAAGCCCAAGAGCCTTGCGGGCAAGATCGCTCTTGTGACTGGCGGGGCTGGCGGCATTGGCAGCGCAACGGCCGAGCGATATCTCCAGGAAGGGGCCTGTGTCATTCTGGCCGATATCGATGAGGGGGCTGTGCGGGCAACCGCCGAGCAGCTGGCCTTGCGCTATTCGCCCGATGTCGTGCGCTCTGTGGTGATGGATGTGACCAGCGAGGCTGCGGTCGAGGCGGCCTATGGGCAGGTTGCCCTTCACTATGGTGGCCTTGATATTCTGGTGTCCAATGCAGGCATCGCCTCTTCGGCTCCGATCGAGGATACCACGCTCGACTTGTGGAACCGGAATATGTCGATCTTGTCGACTGGTTATTTCCTCGTTTCGCGGGCTGCCTTCAGACTGATGAAGGCGCAGACGATTGGCGGCTCCATTGTGTTCATTGCTTCGAAGAATGGTCTTGCTGCATCCCCGAATGCCTCGGCCTACTGCACCGCCAAGGCATCCGAGATCCATCTCGCCCGCTGTCTGGCGCTGGAAGGGGCGCCTGACGGGATCCGGGTGAATGTGGTCAATCCGGATGCGGTGCTGCGCGGCAGTCGGATCTGGGAAGGGGAGTGGCTGGAGCAACGCGCCTCGACATATGGCACTGACAAAGAGGGGCTGGAAGACATGTATCGTCAGCGCTCGATGCTGAAGCGTTCGGTTCTGCCTGAGGATATCGCCGAGGCAGCCTATTTCTTCGCATCCGAGATTTCGGCCAAGTCGACGGGGAACATCATCAATGTCGACGCTGGCAACAAGGAGGCCTTCACACGCTGA
- a CDS encoding methyl-accepting chemotaxis protein: MITISLLGIFAFRDQASQFDAYSEMATDANLVDNLNTEVIKAQLAQKNYSSTSGDAEKASFNQQMKTVQSLMDKAQSAIKNPERVAHLNEIAASLDSYKSGFAEVSGLINQRNDLVYNTLGPKGLKMRENLTSIREGAFKAGDFESASFAGDAQEHLLLARLFVMKFLDDNSKEAAKRVQTELTNFNQSLQELRQSLNDPQRRKLQQDTSVLAGEYEAAAKELTAVILNRNAILTGKLDKSTDTIFSSALATSTSADRDEKRIREQVYASLTSAEYQLMIIAAIAVAVGGLFAIVIARGITKPVNDLTSSMKRLANDDIEGDIPGYGRQDEIGMMAATVDVFKQNIIKAKQLEAEQQEMKRKAEEDKHKLMMQLADEFEQQVGSIVQAVSSNSVELNASAKSMTDMSELTLEQATQVATASQQTTSSVQTIATATEEMTSTIAEIAQQVATASKSASEAVAKVGSTSQQMAVLSETASNIGKVVEMISTIAEQTNLLALNATIESARAGEAGKGFAVVAGEVKALAGQTAKATEEISAQISEVQNATRQSSASMDEVSHVIQHLNEISAAIAAAMEEQNVAINEVSGNIHQAAKGTELVNQNIFEVNKASQEAGGASSQVLASSEELAEQSEMLRAEVDKFIEQVRAA; this comes from the coding sequence ATGATCACAATATCATTGCTGGGCATCTTTGCCTTTCGCGATCAGGCAAGTCAGTTTGATGCCTATAGCGAGATGGCAACGGATGCCAATCTAGTTGACAACCTGAACACCGAGGTCATCAAGGCACAACTGGCTCAGAAGAACTATTCCTCCACCTCGGGAGACGCGGAAAAAGCGTCCTTCAATCAACAGATGAAAACGGTCCAGTCGCTGATGGACAAGGCGCAGAGTGCGATCAAAAATCCCGAACGGGTTGCTCATCTGAACGAGATTGCCGCATCTCTGGATAGCTACAAATCCGGCTTTGCAGAAGTGTCGGGTTTGATCAACCAGCGGAATGATCTCGTTTACAACACGCTTGGCCCCAAGGGACTGAAAATGCGTGAGAATTTGACATCTATCCGCGAAGGAGCCTTCAAGGCTGGCGATTTCGAGTCTGCAAGTTTTGCTGGTGATGCGCAAGAACATCTTCTTCTGGCACGCCTCTTCGTCATGAAGTTTCTTGACGATAACAGCAAGGAAGCGGCAAAGCGGGTGCAAACGGAACTGACCAATTTCAATCAGTCTCTTCAAGAGTTACGGCAATCACTCAACGATCCTCAAAGACGCAAACTTCAGCAAGACACATCGGTTCTGGCAGGAGAATATGAGGCGGCAGCAAAGGAACTGACCGCGGTGATCTTGAACCGCAATGCCATTCTGACCGGCAAACTGGACAAAAGCACAGATACAATCTTCTCTTCTGCTCTGGCGACATCCACCTCCGCAGACCGCGACGAGAAGCGCATACGTGAACAGGTCTATGCCAGCCTGACCAGCGCGGAATATCAATTGATGATCATCGCCGCCATTGCTGTTGCGGTTGGTGGCCTCTTTGCAATCGTCATCGCCCGTGGCATCACCAAACCCGTCAATGATCTGACATCCTCCATGAAACGTCTGGCCAACGACGATATCGAGGGGGACATTCCGGGATACGGCAGACAGGATGAGATTGGCATGATGGCTGCGACGGTCGACGTCTTCAAGCAGAATATCATCAAGGCCAAACAGCTTGAAGCCGAGCAACAGGAGATGAAACGCAAGGCCGAAGAAGACAAACACAAACTCATGATGCAACTGGCAGACGAGTTCGAACAACAAGTCGGATCCATCGTTCAGGCCGTCTCGTCCAATTCTGTGGAGCTCAATGCCAGTGCCAAATCCATGACCGACATGAGCGAGCTGACCCTAGAGCAGGCGACACAGGTAGCAACCGCCTCGCAACAGACCACCAGCAGCGTCCAGACCATCGCCACAGCCACCGAGGAAATGACCAGCACCATCGCGGAAATTGCCCAACAAGTCGCGACAGCATCCAAGTCGGCATCCGAAGCCGTCGCCAAGGTTGGCAGCACCAGTCAGCAAATGGCTGTTCTGTCCGAGACAGCATCAAACATCGGCAAGGTGGTCGAGATGATTTCAACCATTGCGGAACAAACCAACCTTCTTGCACTCAACGCAACGATCGAATCCGCAAGAGCAGGCGAGGCAGGCAAAGGATTTGCCGTCGTGGCGGGAGAAGTGAAGGCTCTGGCAGGTCAAACCGCCAAGGCCACCGAAGAAATTTCAGCCCAGATTTCTGAAGTGCAGAATGCGACCAGACAATCATCGGCTTCCATGGATGAAGTCAGCCATGTCATTCAGCATCTCAATGAGATCTCGGCTGCCATCGCAGCCGCCATGGAAGAGCAGAATGTCGCCATCAACGAGGTCTCGGGCAACATTCATCAGGCCGCTAAAGGCACCGAACTCGTCAACCAGAATATCTTCGAGGTGAACAAGGCGTCGCAAGAGGCCGGCGGGGCATCCAGTCAGGTTCTCGCATCCTCAGAAGAGTTGGCTGAGCAATCGGAAATGCTAAGGGCAGAAGTAGACAAGTTCATCGAACAGGTTCGCGCGGCATAA